The Bradyrhizobium sp. LLZ17 genomic sequence TGTTGAACGCCCCTCTTTAAGGTGTTATACAAATGTATAACGTCAGTTTTGCGGGACGCGCCATGAAGATCGAAATCAAGAAGATCGGCAATTCGGATGGTCTGTTGCTGCCTCGCGAGTTGATGCAGCGGCTCGATCTCAAGCGTGGGCAGCAATTGCATATCGTGGAATTACCTGGAGGCGGTTTCCAGGCGCTG encodes the following:
- a CDS encoding AbrB family transcriptional regulator, which codes for MKIEIKKIGNSDGLLLPRELMQRLDLKRGQQLHIVELPGGGFQALPYDPDFERTMEIADEVMEKYRDTLAALAK